TGACGGTTAACGCCGGTGAATTGCTGTTGATGCCACCACGCCAGTTGCATGCCGAGCACGTCGCGCCAGCGGATGGCGCGCCGTTTTGCAATGTCGTGATCTATGCCGAAGGTCACGCGCTGACGTGTCATCTGGCACAGGAAGTCGCGCCCGGCAAACCGGGCATAGAACATCTGGAAGCGCGCAATCATGCGCTTGCACCGCGTATTCACGGCTGGATGGCGGATGCCGCCCGGCTGGGCCGCAGCACGTCGGCGCCCTGGGCGGAGCTGGGCCGCACCCAGGCCAGATCACTGCTGGCTGCGGCCACGCTGGGTGTATTGCAGGCGCTGGACGACGCCGAAGAAACCAGCAACCGCGCCGAGCCACCGCTGGTGGCGCATGCACGGGTGTTGATCCAGAACCAGCTGGGCGATCAGGCCCTGAGTGTGCAGGCGCTGGCGGCCGAAGCCGGCTGCACGGCCGATTACCTCTCGCACCTGTTCCGGCAAAGTACCGGGGAGCATCTGGCGGGTTTTATCA
This is a stretch of genomic DNA from Silvimonas iriomotensis. It encodes these proteins:
- a CDS encoding AraC family transcriptional regulator, producing MSKNPDSRLKLAKAASPLKSVRTSSPGQGRIMREQLLAFGQRLASGGQPVLLPPENADLLARGDGHFHLAPELFLQVSGTTTFRFVDGALTVNAGELLLMPPRQLHAEHVAPADGAPFCNVVIYAEGHALTCHLAQEVAPGKPGIEHLEARNHALAPRIHGWMADAARLGRSTSAPWAELGRTQARSLLAAATLGVLQALDDAEETSNRAEPPLVAHARVLIQNQLGDQALSVQALAAEAGCTADYLSHLFRQSTGEHLAGFINRLRMERASHLLQDPALAGKEIAWACGFATASYFTRTFRQHFGMTPQAWRQANVPG